In Neisseriaceae bacterium CLB008, one genomic interval encodes:
- a CDS encoding D-alanine--D-alanine ligase, with product MPAFGKVAVMYGGSTSEREVSLMSGTAVLAALKAKGVDAHAFDPAEKDLALLKAEGFERVFIILHGKFGEDGVVQGALEAMHMPYTGCGVMASAITMDKFRTKLIWQAAGLPIPKFRVLDDHTDFADVEQSLGLPLFVKPACEGSSVGVTKIKQPGELAKAYQELKALKDIILAEEFIGGGEYTCGILGETALPSIKITPATEFYDYEAKYFRDDTEYLCPSDLSVEDEARIRALALQGFKIINGRGWGRVDFLKGTDGKLYLLEINTAPGMTSHSLVPKAAKEVGLSFEDLCLEILSHATVG from the coding sequence ATGCCTGCATTTGGTAAAGTAGCGGTAATGTACGGTGGCAGCACCAGCGAACGAGAAGTGTCTTTAATGAGCGGCACCGCCGTATTGGCGGCGCTTAAGGCTAAGGGCGTGGATGCCCATGCTTTTGACCCCGCAGAAAAAGACCTAGCCTTACTGAAAGCAGAAGGCTTTGAGCGCGTGTTCATCATCTTGCACGGCAAATTTGGCGAAGACGGTGTGGTGCAAGGCGCGCTAGAAGCGATGCACATGCCGTATACCGGTTGTGGCGTGATGGCGTCTGCGATCACCATGGACAAGTTTCGCACCAAATTGATTTGGCAAGCCGCTGGCCTGCCGATTCCTAAATTCCGCGTGTTGGACGACCACACAGACTTTGCCGACGTAGAGCAAAGCCTAGGCCTACCGCTGTTTGTGAAGCCTGCCTGCGAAGGCAGCAGCGTCGGCGTGACCAAGATCAAGCAGCCAGGCGAGTTGGCCAAGGCCTATCAAGAGCTTAAAGCCCTGAAAGACATTATTCTGGCGGAAGAATTCATCGGTGGCGGTGAGTACACCTGCGGCATTTTGGGTGAGACCGCTTTGCCGTCGATCAAGATTACACCTGCTACGGAGTTTTATGATTACGAGGCCAAATACTTCCGTGACGACACAGAATATCTGTGCCCGTCTGACCTGTCGGTTGAAGATGAAGCGCGGATTCGCGCCTTGGCCTTGCAAGGCTTTAAAATTATCAACGGCCGCGGTTGGGGTCGAGTAGACTTTTTAAAAGGCACCGACGGTAAGCTGTACCTATTGGAAATCAATACTGCACCGGGTATGACCAGCCACTCTTTGGTGCCTAAGGCGGCAAAAGAAGTGGGCTTAAGCTTTGAAGATTTATGTCTTGAAATTTTAAGCCATGCGACTGTGGGATAA
- a CDS encoding uroporphyrinogen-III synthase, giving the protein MTGPAKAVLVTRPRKQATQLLRLLTEAGFLPLWASPIEIEADAVALQALPQQLAAADVVFFVSPSAVDAVAAAVDLTAYRPQWVAVGQATASALRGLGLTSVWAPEEGHDSEAVLALPLWAAMGQRQPSARILIVRGDGGRPWLANALTASGHVVTFAEVYRRQPQVIDWSTLMVQQGEAELVAVCVTSSEIGRGLWAQIPDSLQQRFKNLLYLTPHERISQTLQTLGADRVVTCALGDDNMVSAIQVHERA; this is encoded by the coding sequence ATGACCGGCCCAGCCAAGGCTGTTTTGGTGACCCGCCCACGGAAACAGGCGACGCAGTTGCTGCGTCTTCTGACCGAGGCGGGTTTTTTGCCGCTTTGGGCTAGCCCAATCGAGATTGAGGCTGATGCTGTGGCCTTGCAGGCCTTGCCGCAGCAATTGGCTGCGGCCGATGTGGTGTTTTTTGTTAGCCCCAGCGCCGTAGACGCGGTGGCCGCCGCGGTGGATTTAACCGCGTATCGGCCCCAGTGGGTGGCCGTAGGCCAGGCCACGGCATCGGCATTGCGTGGGCTTGGTCTCACATCGGTGTGGGCGCCAGAAGAAGGACATGACTCCGAAGCCGTTTTGGCTTTGCCGCTGTGGGCGGCCATGGGGCAAAGACAACCATCGGCCCGTATTTTAATCGTGCGCGGCGACGGTGGGCGGCCGTGGTTGGCCAATGCTTTAACGGCCTCGGGCCATGTCGTGACGTTTGCCGAGGTGTATCGGCGTCAGCCTCAAGTTATTGATTGGTCTACATTAATGGTGCAGCAGGGGGAGGCCGAACTGGTGGCGGTGTGCGTGACCTCGAGTGAAATTGGGCGTGGCCTATGGGCGCAGATCCCCGATTCCCTGCAACAGAGATTTAAAAACTTGTTATACTTGACCCCACATGAAAGAATAAGCCAAACATTACAAACGCTTGGTGCCGATCGTGTTGTGACCTGTGCTTTGGGTGATGACAATATGGTGTCGGCCATACAAGTACATGAAAGGGCGTAG
- the hemC gene encoding hydroxymethylbilane synthase → MNPIVIASRESVLAMWQAEHIKARLEALYPEASVSILGMTTQGDQILDRTLSKIGGKGLFVKELEQALADGRADLAVHSIKDVPMQLPEGFALAAITEREDPTDAFVSNQYDSLSALPDGAVVGTSSLRREAQIRANHPKLTVIPLRGNVQTRLRKLDEGQYDAIILATSGLKRLGLGERIRATLNIGESLPAAGQGALGIEIKADRDDMMALLAPLNDARTSACVLAERALARALGGSCQVPLAAHATEEDGILTLRGLVAYPDGSVVLQQMAEAPAAYADALGRAVAKKLAEDGAMAIIDAVLKAQ, encoded by the coding sequence ATGAACCCAATAGTGATTGCCAGTCGCGAGAGCGTATTGGCCATGTGGCAAGCGGAACACATTAAAGCCCGCTTAGAAGCGTTGTATCCTGAAGCCAGCGTCAGCATCTTGGGCATGACCACGCAAGGCGACCAAATTCTAGACCGTACCTTGTCTAAGATCGGTGGTAAGGGGCTGTTTGTGAAAGAGCTAGAGCAAGCCTTAGCCGATGGCCGTGCCGACCTAGCGGTGCACTCAATCAAAGACGTGCCGATGCAGTTGCCAGAAGGTTTTGCCTTGGCCGCCATTACCGAACGGGAAGACCCAACCGACGCCTTTGTGTCGAATCAATACGACAGCCTCAGCGCCTTGCCAGATGGTGCCGTGGTCGGCACGTCTAGCCTGCGCCGTGAAGCACAGATTCGCGCCAACCATCCTAAGCTAACGGTGATACCGCTGCGCGGCAACGTGCAAACCCGTCTGCGTAAGCTGGATGAAGGTCAATACGACGCCATTATTTTGGCGACGTCGGGCCTGAAGCGCTTGGGCCTGGGCGAGCGCATTCGCGCGACGTTGAATATTGGCGAAAGCTTGCCTGCGGCCGGTCAAGGCGCTTTGGGTATCGAGATTAAAGCCGATCGTGACGACATGATGGCATTGCTGGCGCCCTTAAACGATGCGCGCACCAGCGCCTGCGTTTTGGCTGAACGTGCTTTAGCGCGTGCTTTAGGCGGCAGCTGCCAGGTGCCCTTAGCAGCGCACGCGACCGAAGAAGATGGCATTTTGACCCTGCGCGGCCTAGTTGCTTATCCCGATGGTTCGGTGGTGTTGCAGCAAATGGCAGAAGCACCAGCGGCCTACGCCGATGCCTTGGGTCGTGCCGTAGCCAAAAAATTGGCTGAAGACGGCGCCATGGCCATTATTGATGCGGTTTTGAAAGCCCAATAA
- a CDS encoding I78 family peptidase inhibitor, whose translation MKKALLGIAAVAAVAALSACQSSHPKQVAEGETAQQDTCGLAAAQQFIGKNASVLETVDFAGPVRILRPNTAATMDFRANRLNFSVDDKGVITRAYCA comes from the coding sequence ATGAAAAAAGCACTATTAGGCATCGCCGCTGTGGCCGCCGTTGCGGCCTTGAGCGCCTGTCAATCCAGCCATCCCAAACAAGTGGCCGAAGGTGAAACAGCGCAGCAAGACACGTGCGGCCTAGCCGCGGCGCAGCAGTTCATTGGCAAGAATGCCTCAGTTTTGGAAACGGTTGATTTTGCAGGGCCGGTGCGTATTTTACGCCCGAACACGGCCGCGACCATGGATTTTCGCGCCAACCGTTTGAACTTTAGCGTTGACGACAAGGGCGTGATTACGCGCGCTTATTGCGCTTAA
- the ftsA gene encoding cell division protein FtsA, translating into MISALDIGTSKVVALIGEVQEGGEIHIVGLGEAPSRGLKNGMVTNIETTVQSIQQAINEAELMGDCKINEVTTGIAGNHIRSMNSQGVVKIKDGEVTQQDIERAIETAKAVNIPPDHQILHTVIQEYMVDNQEGVKEPIGMSGVRLDTRVHIITGALTAMQNIQKCVQRCGLQIDDMILQPLASGQAVLTEDEKDLGVCVIDIGHGTTDIAVYTNGAIRHTAVIPIAGDLITKDLAQALRTPQNAAEYIKTHHGVALPTMDGLDEMIEVPSVGDRGPRQISRRTLAEVIGPRVEEILELVRNELRRSGFPETELSSGVVLTGGASLLPGIVDIAEEVFNLPARVGVPKDMAGVSERARSPRYATAIGLLYAARDQNVMMTVDNEEKGESFVSKLKAFFKNNF; encoded by the coding sequence ATGATCAGTGCCCTAGACATTGGGACATCTAAAGTAGTGGCCTTAATTGGTGAAGTACAAGAGGGCGGCGAAATCCACATTGTGGGTTTGGGCGAAGCGCCTTCTCGTGGCTTGAAAAACGGCATGGTCACCAATATTGAGACCACCGTCCAATCCATACAGCAAGCCATTAATGAAGCCGAGTTGATGGGTGATTGCAAGATTAATGAGGTGACCACAGGCATCGCGGGTAACCACATTCGCAGCATGAACTCACAGGGCGTGGTGAAAATCAAAGACGGTGAAGTGACGCAGCAAGACATTGAGCGCGCCATTGAAACGGCGAAAGCGGTCAATATTCCGCCCGACCACCAAATTTTGCACACCGTGATTCAAGAATACATGGTGGACAACCAAGAAGGCGTGAAAGAACCGATCGGCATGAGCGGCGTGCGTTTAGACACTCGCGTGCACATCATCACCGGCGCTTTGACTGCCATGCAGAACATTCAAAAATGCGTGCAGCGCTGCGGCCTGCAAATCGACGACATGATTTTGCAGCCCTTGGCCAGTGGCCAAGCGGTATTGACCGAAGATGAAAAAGATTTGGGCGTGTGCGTGATCGACATTGGTCACGGTACCACCGACATTGCGGTGTACACCAATGGCGCGATTCGCCACACGGCGGTGATTCCGATTGCCGGTGATTTGATCACCAAAGACTTGGCTCAGGCTTTGCGCACGCCGCAAAATGCCGCCGAATACATCAAAACCCATCACGGTGTGGCCTTGCCGACCATGGATGGCTTAGATGAAATGATTGAGGTGCCCAGCGTGGGCGATCGCGGTCCACGCCAGATTTCTAGACGAACTTTGGCCGAAGTGATTGGTCCACGTGTAGAAGAGATTTTAGAGTTGGTACGCAACGAACTGCGTCGCTCTGGTTTTCCTGAAACGGAATTGTCTTCAGGCGTGGTGTTGACCGGTGGTGCTTCCTTACTGCCCGGCATCGTCGACATTGCTGAAGAAGTGTTTAACTTGCCGGCTCGAGTGGGCGTGCCTAAAGACATGGCTGGTGTGTCTGAACGAGCCCGCAGCCCCCGCTACGCCACGGCCATTGGCCTATTGTATGCGGCGCGCGACCAGAATGTCATGATGACGGTGGACAATGAAGAAAAAGGGGAATCATTCGTGAGCAAGCTGAAGGCTTTCTTTAAGAATAATTTCTAA
- the ftsZ gene encoding cell division protein FtsZ, translated as MQLVYDVVESAASPAVIKVIGVGGGGCNAINNMIKGAVHGIEFISANTDAQSLQRNHAPKRVQLGTNLTRGLGAGANPEVGRNAALEDREVIADAIRGADMLFITAGMGGGTGTGAVPVVAEIAKELGVLTVAVVTKPFEYEGKRVNLAEAGITKLKEHVDSLIIIPNDKLMAALGEDVTVREAFRAADDVLRNAVAGISEVVTCPGIINLDFADVRNVMSMMGLAMMGSAQASGVDKARLATEEAIASPLLDDVTLDGAKGVLVNITTAPGCLRMSEYREIMSVVSEYAHPEAERKYGTAEDEEMDEDSIRVTIIATGLQEQGQQPQLTMVKATGTDDGMPDVSSVVRSGRSNRQMTAADFSNTTLADDYNTPAFLRRQAD; from the coding sequence ATGCAACTGGTTTATGATGTAGTCGAGTCCGCAGCTAGTCCTGCCGTCATTAAAGTCATTGGTGTGGGTGGCGGGGGTTGTAACGCCATTAACAACATGATTAAGGGCGCAGTACACGGCATTGAGTTCATCAGTGCAAATACTGATGCGCAATCTTTACAACGTAACCATGCACCTAAACGAGTACAACTAGGCACAAACTTAACCCGCGGTTTAGGCGCTGGCGCCAATCCCGAAGTGGGTCGTAATGCCGCATTAGAAGACCGTGAAGTCATTGCCGACGCCATCCGTGGCGCCGACATGCTGTTCATCACTGCCGGCATGGGTGGCGGTACCGGTACGGGCGCGGTGCCTGTGGTGGCTGAAATCGCTAAAGAGCTTGGGGTATTGACCGTTGCTGTGGTGACTAAGCCGTTTGAATACGAAGGCAAGCGCGTTAATTTAGCCGAAGCGGGCATCACCAAATTGAAAGAGCACGTTGATTCGCTCATCATCATCCCTAACGATAAATTGATGGCTGCCTTAGGTGAAGACGTGACCGTACGCGAAGCCTTTAGAGCTGCTGACGATGTGTTGCGCAATGCCGTTGCGGGTATTTCTGAAGTGGTGACGTGTCCAGGCATCATCAACTTAGACTTTGCTGACGTGCGTAACGTGATGAGCATGATGGGTTTGGCCATGATGGGTTCGGCTCAGGCCAGCGGTGTGGACAAAGCTCGTTTGGCCACCGAAGAAGCCATTGCCAGCCCGCTATTGGACGACGTGACCTTAGACGGCGCCAAAGGCGTATTGGTGAACATCACCACCGCGCCTGGTTGCTTACGTATGTCGGAATACCGTGAAATCATGTCTGTGGTGAGTGAGTACGCCCATCCTGAAGCCGAACGTAAATACGGTACGGCGGAAGATGAAGAGATGGACGAAGACAGCATTCGCGTGACCATCATTGCCACCGGCCTACAAGAGCAAGGCCAGCAGCCACAGTTGACCATGGTGAAAGCCACGGGTACCGACGACGGCATGCCAGACGTGTCTAGCGTGGTTCGTTCGGGTCGTTCTAACCGTCAAATGACGGCCGCAGACTTCTCAAACACCACTTTAGCCGATGACTACAACACCCCTGCCTTCCTACGTCGCCAAGCCGACTAA
- a CDS encoding mechanosensitive ion channel family protein — translation MIDTTAENTAQFTAWFRDTLFDMGFTITGVNAIFLMSAFLFALLILFISVKLSNKALAIFMARINVKHPHQTSFAQALLKCRTPVYVSAFIPVVLLTILTPFIWLEFPNWSATILYVLDIISIILVVQIIRSLVYALSKHLKAKDNYRDKPLDSYAQVVSIVLYFITVAALYVKFTDKSLVGFFGTLGAASAILMLMFKDTIMGIVASVQVSMNDMVRVGDWITMNSYGADGDVLEINLTTVKVSNFDKTVTTIPTYALISNSFQNWRAMFDAQCRRIKRSVIIRPSSVKYLTPEEVDAMKKIQMIEPYITQRQADIEKYNSGNGIDKELMINGRNLTNLGLFRKYIDTYLNQHSALHKDMSLMVRQLQPTEFGLPLEIYAFSKDPRWANFEYIQADIFDHVIAAAPYFDLVLYELGQSPMTGEQRLTH, via the coding sequence ATGATTGATACTACTGCTGAAAACACTGCTCAATTTACCGCCTGGTTTCGTGACACCCTTTTTGACATGGGGTTTACCATCACCGGCGTCAACGCCATTTTTTTAATGTCGGCTTTTTTATTTGCCCTATTGATTTTATTCATCAGCGTCAAGCTCAGCAATAAAGCTCTGGCCATTTTCATGGCCCGCATCAACGTCAAGCACCCGCACCAAACCTCGTTTGCCCAAGCCTTATTAAAATGCCGCACGCCGGTTTACGTGTCCGCCTTCATCCCCGTTGTGCTGCTGACCATCCTGACACCCTTTATCTGGCTAGAATTCCCCAACTGGTCGGCCACTATTTTATACGTACTGGACATCATTTCCATTATCTTGGTGGTTCAAATCATCCGCTCCTTAGTGTATGCCCTATCGAAACACTTAAAGGCCAAAGACAACTACCGCGACAAGCCGCTAGACAGCTACGCCCAAGTGGTGTCGATCGTGCTCTACTTCATCACCGTGGCCGCTCTTTACGTCAAATTTACCGACAAATCGCTGGTAGGCTTTTTCGGCACCCTAGGTGCGGCTTCGGCCATCTTGATGTTAATGTTTAAAGACACCATTATGGGCATCGTCGCCAGCGTTCAAGTGTCGATGAACGATATGGTACGCGTAGGCGATTGGATCACCATGAACAGCTACGGTGCCGACGGCGACGTTTTAGAAATCAATTTGACCACGGTAAAGGTGTCAAACTTCGACAAAACCGTCACCACCATCCCGACCTATGCCTTGATTTCCAACTCGTTTCAAAACTGGCGCGCCATGTTCGATGCCCAGTGCCGCCGAATCAAGCGTTCCGTCATCATCCGCCCCTCGTCGGTGAAGTATTTAACCCCCGAAGAAGTCGACGCGATGAAGAAGATCCAAATGATCGAACCCTACATCACCCAGCGTCAGGCCGACATCGAGAAATACAATAGCGGTAACGGCATCGATAAAGAGCTGATGATTAACGGCCGCAACCTGACCAATCTAGGCCTGTTCCGTAAATACATTGACACCTATTTAAATCAACACTCAGCCCTGCATAAGGACATGAGCCTGATGGTGCGCCAGCTCCAGCCAACGGAATTCGGCCTGCCCTTAGAAATCTACGCCTTCTCCAAAGACCCTCGCTGGGCCAACTTTGAGTACATTCAGGCCGACATCTTTGATCATGTGATTGCCGCAGCGCCTTATTTTGATCTGGTGCTGTATGAATTAGGCCAATCGCCCATGACCGGCGAACAACGCCTAACTCATTAA
- the murC gene encoding UDP-N-acetylmuramate--L-alanine ligase, producing the protein MKHKVKKIHFVGIGGSGMNGIAEVLHNLGYQVSGSDLSASTASARLGKMGVKVFVGHDAAHVHDVDVVVASTAIKGDNPEIVEALARQIPVIPRAMMLAELMRFKHGIAIAGTHGKTTTTSLTASVLAAANLDPTFVIGGKLTAAGSNAKLGHGDYMVAEADESDASFLHLTPIMAVVTNIDADHMDTYEHSIDKLHQAFLDFLHRLPFYGRAFICIDSEHVRTILPRIRKAYTTYGLTDEADIYADDIHAVGEQMHFTVHVPKLGLAPFTVALNLPGRHNVLNALATIGVALECGASVDAIQQGLLNFAGVGRRFQRYGEIDLPEGGQASVVDDYGHHPVEMAATISALRGAFPDRRLVLAFQPHRYSRTRDLFEDFIQVLNTVDALVLTEVYAAGEAPIVAADSRALARAVRVMGKIEPIFVSEVGQLPETLLSVLEPGDVVVTMGAGNISAVPEKLVALSKP; encoded by the coding sequence ATGAAACATAAGGTTAAAAAAATTCATTTCGTGGGCATTGGCGGTTCAGGCATGAACGGCATTGCCGAAGTCTTGCATAACCTCGGTTATCAAGTGTCTGGCTCTGATTTATCTGCCAGTACGGCTTCTGCCCGCTTAGGGAAAATGGGGGTTAAGGTGTTTGTGGGCCATGACGCGGCCCACGTACACGATGTGGATGTGGTGGTGGCCTCAACCGCGATTAAGGGCGATAACCCAGAAATCGTTGAAGCCTTGGCTCGCCAAATCCCGGTGATTCCGCGCGCCATGATGCTGGCCGAGTTGATGCGCTTTAAGCACGGCATTGCGATTGCCGGCACCCATGGCAAAACCACGACCACTAGCCTCACGGCTTCAGTTTTGGCGGCGGCCAATTTGGACCCAACTTTTGTGATCGGCGGCAAGCTGACCGCTGCAGGCAGTAACGCCAAGCTGGGCCACGGTGACTACATGGTGGCCGAGGCCGATGAGTCTGACGCGTCTTTCTTACACTTAACGCCGATTATGGCGGTGGTGACAAACATCGATGCCGATCATATGGATACCTATGAGCACAGCATCGACAAGCTGCATCAGGCGTTCTTGGACTTTCTACACCGATTGCCGTTTTATGGCCGTGCCTTTATCTGCATCGACAGCGAGCACGTGCGCACGATTTTGCCGCGGATTCGCAAAGCGTATACCACTTACGGCCTCACCGATGAAGCCGATATTTACGCCGACGACATTCACGCCGTTGGCGAGCAAATGCACTTTACCGTGCACGTGCCCAAATTAGGTTTGGCGCCCTTTACCGTGGCGCTTAATTTACCCGGTCGCCATAACGTGTTAAACGCTTTGGCAACCATCGGCGTGGCCTTGGAGTGCGGTGCTTCAGTCGACGCGATTCAGCAAGGCCTGTTGAATTTTGCCGGCGTGGGCCGTCGCTTCCAACGCTATGGCGAAATTGATCTGCCTGAAGGCGGCCAAGCCAGCGTGGTCGATGACTACGGCCACCACCCGGTGGAAATGGCTGCGACCATCAGCGCTTTACGCGGTGCCTTCCCTGATCGTCGCTTGGTCTTGGCCTTCCAGCCACACCGCTACAGCCGTACGCGCGATTTATTCGAAGACTTTATCCAAGTATTGAATACAGTGGATGCTTTGGTGTTGACCGAGGTGTATGCCGCTGGTGAGGCGCCGATTGTGGCTGCCGATAGCCGTGCCTTGGCTCGCGCCGTGCGCGTGATGGGCAAGATTGAGCCGATTTTTGTGAGCGAAGTAGGCCAGCTGCCTGAAACCTTGCTGTCGGTGCTAGAGCCAGGCGACGTGGTGGTGACCATGGGCGCCGGCAACATCAGTGCCGTACCCGAGAAACTTGTGGCCTTAAGTAAGCCATAA
- the murG gene encoding undecaprenyldiphospho-muramoylpentapeptide beta-N-acetylglucosaminyltransferase, with the protein MTTKTFMMMAGGTGGHIFPALAVAKALQKQGHKIVWLGSEGKMETRLVPQVNPDIALEVIPMQGLRGNGLKRKLAMPLMVLKAISMTRQIIKKHGVDAVIGFGGFVSFPGGVAAKTLGKPVLVHEQNAIAGLSNKLLAKFADRVLYAFPGVFDQADGLVGNPVREEIAALAEPAARFEGRSGRLKLLVVGGSLGAKVFNDTLPEALALLPEADRPIVQHQTGKDKAAAVQAHYQTLGLDVQSSEFIDDMVGAYAQADMVLCRAGALTVAELAAAGVGSILVPFPHAVDDHQTQNAQYLVAGRAAICQQQTEFSAKWLADYLQGLSREACLAKAKNARALALADAADKVAAAALASVTQ; encoded by the coding sequence ATGACCACAAAAACGTTTATGATGATGGCAGGCGGCACCGGTGGCCATATTTTCCCGGCCTTAGCCGTGGCTAAGGCCTTGCAAAAGCAGGGGCATAAAATTGTTTGGCTTGGCTCTGAGGGCAAGATGGAAACCCGCTTGGTGCCGCAGGTGAATCCCGACATCGCCTTGGAAGTGATTCCGATGCAGGGCCTACGCGGCAATGGCTTGAAGCGCAAATTGGCCATGCCATTGATGGTGTTGAAAGCCATCTCGATGACGCGACAAATCATCAAAAAGCACGGCGTGGATGCCGTTATTGGCTTTGGTGGCTTTGTGTCGTTCCCTGGCGGCGTGGCGGCTAAAACCTTAGGTAAGCCGGTATTGGTGCATGAGCAAAACGCCATTGCGGGCTTGTCTAATAAACTATTGGCTAAGTTTGCCGATCGCGTTTTGTACGCGTTTCCTGGCGTGTTTGATCAAGCCGACGGCCTAGTGGGTAATCCTGTGCGGGAAGAAATTGCCGCCTTGGCTGAACCCGCAGCACGGTTTGAGGGTCGATCAGGTAGGCTAAAGCTATTGGTCGTGGGCGGCAGCCTCGGTGCCAAAGTGTTTAACGACACGCTGCCCGAAGCCTTGGCGCTGTTGCCTGAAGCGGATCGCCCCATCGTGCAGCATCAAACCGGTAAAGATAAGGCAGCTGCGGTACAGGCTCATTATCAAACCCTAGGCTTAGACGTACAGAGCTCAGAATTTATTGACGACATGGTGGGCGCCTATGCCCAAGCGGATATGGTTTTGTGCCGCGCGGGGGCTTTGACCGTGGCGGAGCTGGCTGCGGCCGGCGTGGGCAGTATTTTGGTGCCGTTCCCGCACGCGGTGGACGATCATCAGACTCAGAACGCCCAATATTTAGTGGCAGGCCGCGCAGCGATCTGCCAGCAACAAACCGAATTTAGCGCTAAATGGCTGGCCGATTACCTACAGGGGCTTAGCCGTGAAGCGTGTTTGGCCAAGGCCAAGAACGCCCGCGCTTTAGCGTTAGCCGATGCGGCCGACAAGGTGGCCGCGGCGGCCCTCGCCAGCGTGACCCAATAG
- a CDS encoding cell division protein FtsQ/DivIB yields MTKAQLDAMVKQSVTGNIFKVDLNHIKETFERSTWIESADVRRVWPDTIVIDWVERKPVAKWQDMGLLDTKGRRFKANVTEALPVFMGPAGSEQSMIAQYAALSDVFEPLQLKIKTLHLTERAAWSVTLENDLTLKLGRYDAVARAQRFVRGWPKLMETMADQNIHYVDLRYRNGFALNATKKPAEPSAP; encoded by the coding sequence ATGACAAAGGCACAATTGGATGCCATGGTGAAACAAAGTGTGACCGGGAATATTTTTAAGGTAGACTTAAACCACATCAAAGAGACATTCGAACGTTCTACTTGGATTGAGTCGGCCGATGTGCGTCGGGTTTGGCCTGACACCATCGTCATCGACTGGGTTGAGCGTAAACCGGTGGCTAAATGGCAAGACATGGGGCTATTGGATACCAAGGGCCGGCGCTTTAAGGCAAATGTGACAGAGGCACTGCCGGTGTTCATGGGGCCTGCGGGCTCAGAACAAAGCATGATTGCCCAGTATGCGGCGCTGTCGGACGTATTTGAGCCTTTGCAGTTGAAGATCAAAACCCTGCATTTAACCGAGCGCGCTGCTTGGTCGGTGACCTTGGAAAATGATTTGACCTTAAAGCTGGGGCGTTATGATGCAGTGGCTCGGGCTCAGCGCTTTGTGCGTGGATGGCCCAAACTGATGGAAACGATGGCCGATCAAAACATCCACTACGTGGATTTGCGCTACCGCAATGGCTTTGCTTTGAATGCGACAAAAAAACCGGCTGAACCCTCAGCACCTTAG